Proteins from one Thalassophryne amazonica chromosome 20, fThaAma1.1, whole genome shotgun sequence genomic window:
- the casd1 gene encoding LOW QUALITY PROTEIN: N-acetylneuraminate 9-O-acetyltransferase (The sequence of the model RefSeq protein was modified relative to this genomic sequence to represent the inferred CDS: inserted 1 base in 1 codon; deleted 1 base in 1 codon) produces the protein MAVLAYSLGKREINQYFTIKNAKLIALAVVVLLLLFHTASRYYGGGDSCEWLLSRGRYLGENVWQPYGCMMHKYKSIEAKTCLAKKRVAFVGDSRIRQLFYSFVKIINPERREDGNKHTDISFQEDSSSVIVDFLWCPEANNSMKDRLIAWTHDSSPKPDVIXLGAATWSIKMHSGSSQTLQQYKVNVTAMTVPLERLADHGEVYWVLQDPVNEEMLSENRKMITNQQLELYNKAAADALNRSKRNGKSRVRLLAASRQAALETITQSDDGLHLPESTRNIGAMVLMNSVCNKLLRPIDGSCCQKSPPPNLLQKLSACFFLGSAIVFLVLHVLGHNRHRRHVPPDVESIEEKKPMSAAVLLGPTGLFLALCRMGVIMSYFYLCDRADVFMKEQKFYTHATFFIPLVYIFVLGVFYNENSKETKLLNREQTDEWKGWMQLVILIYHISGASAFIPVYMHVRVLVAAYLFQTGYGHFSFFWLKGDFGLYRVCQVLFRLNFLVLVLCVVMDRPYQFYYFVPLVTFWFVIIYATLAIWPQILQKKANSSGMWHLGVLAKLLGLLLFICLFAYSQSLFESVFSVWPVAKLFELNASISEWWFRWRLDRFAVINGMLFAFIYLVLQKCQVLSEGKGEALFSARISNLLILFSIFSFIVSLLAQMHSVQSQWDLIQISVMF, from the exons GTGGAGACTCATGTGAGTGGCTACTGTCCAGAGGACGTTATTTGGGGGAGAACGTATGGCAGCCATATGGTTGTATGATGCACAAATACAAAAGCAT tgaaGCCAAAACCTGCCTTGCTAAAAAGAGGGTGGCCTTTGTCGGTGATTCACGAATTAGACAGCTGTTTTACTCCTTCGTTAAAATCATCAACCCTGAGCGAAGAGAAGATGGAAATAAG CACACGGACATTTCCTTTCAGGAAGACAGCTCTTCAGTTATTGTG GACTTTTTGTGGTGTCCTGAGGCGAATAATTCTATGAAGGACCGCTTGATAGCGTGGACGCAT GATTCTTCACCAAAGCCAGATGTTA ATCTTGGAGCTGCCACA TGGTCCATCAAGATGCACAGTGGCAGCAGTCAGACACTGCAACAGTACAAAGTTAACGTG ACTGCCATGACTGTGCCCCTTGAGAGGCTGGCTGATCATGGAGAAGTCTACTGGGTGCTGCAAG ACCCAGTAAACGAGGAGATGTTGAGTGAGAACAGGAAGATGATCACCAACCAGCAGTTGGAACTGTACAACAAAGCAGCAGCAGATGCGCTCAACAGGAGCAAGCGTAACGGCAAGTCCCGGGTCAGACTGCTGGCTGCCTCCCGCCAGGCTGCCCTGGAAACTATCACTCAGTCAGATGATGGTTTGCACCTACCAGAGAGCACCAGGAACATC GGAGCCATGGTCCTCATGAATTCTGTGTGCAATAAGCTACTGAGGCCCATTGACGGTTCCTGCTGCCAGAAGTCTCCGCCCCCGAACCTCCTCCAAAAACTGTCAGCGTGTTTTTTCTTGGGATCAGCCATAGTCTTTCTGGTCCTCCACGTGCTTGGCCACAACAGACACCGCCGCCATGTACCCCCTGATGTGGAGAGCATAGAGGAGAAGAAGCCCATGTCTGCAGCCGTCCTTTTGGGTCCAACAGGTCTCTTTCTGGCTCTGTGCAGAATGGGCGTCATCATGAGCTATTTTTACCTCTGTGACAGAGCAGATGTGTTCATGAAAGAGCAGAAGTTCTACACACACGCCACATTCTTCATCCCGCTCGTCTATATATTTGTGCTGGGAGTCTTCTACAATGAAAACAGTAAAGAG ACCAAATTACTCAACCGAGAGCAAACAGATGAATGGAAGGGCTGGATgcagctcgtcatcctcatctatCACATATCTGGAGCCAGCGCT TTTATCCCAGTGTACATGCACGTGCGGGTGCTTGTGGCAGCGTACCTTTTTCAAACTGGATACGGACACTTCTCCTTTTTCTGGCTCAAAGGAGACTTTGGACTCTATAGAGTTTGCCAG gtgctgTTCCGTCTGAATTTCCTGGTCTTGGTTCTGTGTGTGGTGATGGACAGACCCTACCAGTTCTATTACTTTGTTCCTCTGGTTACCTTCTGGTTTGTCATCATTTATGCCACACTGGCCATATGGCCTCAGATCCTTCAGAAGAAGGCCAACA GCAGCGGCATGTGGCATTTGGGGGTTCTGGCGAAGTTACTGGGCCTGTTGCTGTTCATCTGCTTATTTGCCTATTCACAA AGTCTGTTTGAGAGCGTCTTCTCCGTATGGCCCGTTGCCAAACTGTTTGAGCTGAACGCAAGCATCAGCGAGTGGTGGTTTCGATGGAGACTGGACCGATTT GCAGTGATAAACGGCATGTTATTTGCCTTCATCTATCTGGTGCTTCAGAAGTGCCAGGTGTTATCAGAGGGCAAAGGAGAAGCGCTCTTCTCTGCCAGGATTTCCAACCTGCTTATCTTATTCTCCATTTTCTCCTTCATAGTAAGTCTGcttgctcagatgcattctgttcAGTCGCAGTGGGATTTAATTCAAATTTCTGTAATGTTTTAG